In Ovis aries strain OAR_USU_Benz2616 breed Rambouillet chromosome 13, ARS-UI_Ramb_v3.0, whole genome shotgun sequence, the following are encoded in one genomic region:
- the MKKS gene encoding molecular chaperone MKKS yields MSRLEAKKPSICRSEPLTGERTRASLAALRGLVTSCYGPAGRLKQLHNGRGGSVVTTSQSAALLAGLPVSTPVLKVLTAAVRNHVACFSDGGLFTAILCCNLVENVQRLGLTPTTVIKLNKHLLSLCTSYLKSEVCACRIPVDFSSTQILLSLVRSILTSKPACMLIAKEVDHISTLILRAFLLTIPESAQEHIILGKSIIVPLKGQRVIDSAVLPGILIEVSEVQLMKILPIKKSDSFKVALFGVSLSGDLSDTGEGTLLVSYGVSLENAALDQLFNLGKQLVSDRVDLVLCQKVIHPSLKQFLRTHHVIAVDRIGVSLMEPLSKVTGAWPIGSLGSISPSSYGSIKDLCIAKFGCKHFFHLIPNKTTICSLLLCNRNDTAWDELKLTCQTALHALQLTIKDPYVLLGGGCTETHLVAYIRHKTRNEPESVLQDEGCSQTELQLITDAFCSALESLAGSLEHDGGEILTDSKYGHFWSVQADLPSAVNWPDLLSRCGCGLYSSQEELSWSFLRSARHPFPPQTCLSREATGSASTLTLDCFTAKLSGLQVAVETASLILDLSCVIEDTN; encoded by the exons ATGTCTCGTTTAGAAGCTAAAAAGCCCTCGATCTGCAGAAGTGAGCCCCTGACAGGCGAGCGCACCAGGGCCAGCCTGGCGGCCTTGAGGGGCCTCGTCACGTCGTGCTACGGCCCGGCGGGCAGGCTGAAGCAGCTGCACAACGGCCGGGGCGGCTCCGTGGTCACCACGTCCCAGTCGGCCGCCCTCCTCGCCGGCCTGCCCGTCAGCACCCCCGTGTTAAAGGTCCTGACGGCCGCCGTGCGCAATCACGTGGCCTGCTTCAGCGATGGCGGCTTATTCACAGCCATTCTTTGCTGCAACCTTGTCGAAAATGTTCAGAGACTAGGCTTGACACCCACCACGgttattaagttaaataagcatctTTTGAGCCTCTGCACCAGTTACTTGAAATCTGAGGTCTGTGCTTGCCGAATCCCAGTCGACTTTAGTAGTACCCAGATCCTCCTGAGTTTGGTACGCAGCATATTAACAAGTAAACCTGCCTGCATGCTCATCGCAAAGGAAGTTGACCATATCAGTACTCTGATTCTGAGAGCCTTTCTGCTTACAATTCCAGAGAGTGCCCAAGAGCACATCATTTTAGGAAAGAGTATAATTGTGCCTTTAAAAGGGCAAAGGGTTATAGATTCTGCTGTGTTACCTGGAATACTAATTGAAGTATCAGAAGTTCAATTGATGAAGATACTACCTATCAAAAAATCAGATTCCTTCAAGGTGGCGCTCTTTGGTGTGTCTTTATCCGGAGACCTTTCTGATACTGGAGAAGGAACACTGTTGGTCAGTTACGGAGTTTCTCTTGAAAATGCAGCTCTAGACCAGCTGTTTAACCTAGGAAAACAACTAGTTAGTGACCGTGTAGATCTTGTCTTGTGTCAAAAAGTTATACACCCATCTTTGAAACAGTTTCTCAGAACTCATCATGTTATTGCTGTAGACAGAATTGGAGTGTCTCTGATGGAACCCCTGAGTAAAGTGACAG gagcTTGGCCTATTGGTTCCTTGGGCTCAATCTCTCCCAGTAGTTATGGAAGTATAAAAGATTTGTGCATTGCAAAGTTTGGctgcaaacatttttttcatcttattcCTAACAAAACAACTATCTGTAGCCTGCTTCTCTGCAACAGAAATGACACAGCCTGGGATGAGCTGAAG CTCACGTGCCAAACAGCACTGCATGCTTTGCAGTTAACAATCAAGGACCCGTATGTTTTGTTGGGAGGTGGCTGTACTGAAACTCATTTGGTGGCATATATCAGACACAAG ACCCGTAATGAGCCAGAAAGCGTTCTTCAAGATGAGGGATGCTCTCAGACAGAACTCCAGCTGATCACTGATGCATTCTGCAGTGCGCTTGAATCTCTCGCTGGCTCTTTAGAGCACGACGGAGGTGAAATTCTTACCGATAGCAAATATGGACACTTCTGGTCGGTTCAGGCCGATTTGCCTTCTGCTGTGAACTGGCCAGATCTGCTTTCCAGATGTGGCTGTGGACTCtacagcagccaggaggagctcaGCTGGTCCTTCCTAAGAAGCGCTCGTCATCCCTTCCCACCGCAAACCTGCCTTTCCCGTGAAGCCACAGGCTCGGCCAGCACCCTGACCTTGGACTGCTTTACCGCGAAGCTTAGTGGCCTGCAGGTGGCTGTGGAGACTGCTAGTTTGATTTTGGATCTTTCATGTGTCATTGAAGATACAAACTGA
- the LOC132657603 gene encoding uncharacterized LOC128706666 homolog, whose amino-acid sequence MKNSSWIRKNWLLVAVVSFLGVHLGTYFIQRAAKQSVKSQPEGKQRNLNNEVK is encoded by the coding sequence atgaaaaatagCAGTTGGATCAGAAAGAACTGGCTTCTTGTAGCTGTGGTTTCCTTCTTAGGTGTCCATCTTGGAACGTATTTTATACAGAGGGCTGCAAAACAGTCTGTAAAGTCTCAGCCtgaaggcaaacaaaggaatttgaataatgaagtaaaataa
- the LOC132657602 gene encoding uncharacterized LOC128706665 homolog, translating into MSFQNFWKDYKVLVVMVPLIGFIHLGWHRIKSSPVFQIPSKDNLSEPGSLALTSPKKNHLPGK; encoded by the coding sequence ATGAGCTTTCAGAACTTCTGGAAAGACTACAAAGTTCTGGTTGTTATGGTACCTCTGATTGGGTTCATACATTTGGGGTGGCACAGGATCAAAAGCAGCCCTGTTTTCCAAATTCCTAGTAAGGACAACCTCTCTgaaccaggcagtctggctcttaCAAGTCCTAAGAAGAACCACCTCCCAGGGAAGTAG